A genomic window from Melanotaenia boesemani isolate fMelBoe1 chromosome 15, fMelBoe1.pri, whole genome shotgun sequence includes:
- the btg3 gene encoding protein BTG3, giving the protein MRREIAAVVFFLKRLVKKREKLESPKIELFVERLAVALQEKFKGHWYPENPSKGQAYRCIRVNGFHRQDPELFRACWESGVQYSDLGLPHELTLWVDPGEVCCRYGEQNPCFSVATFSSNDEDDKDVAKKVTSALERVTSDYHSGSSSDEEGARTSPLTIPTQMMNPAAPSWHPKKMVPGNSLILPQPHFGYRPRSRAPHSLRHNVWIPPVYKGKPGYWDVNHNPAHCYN; this is encoded by the exons ATGAGGAGGGAGATTGCAGCAGTGGTATTTTTCCTGAAAAGGCTTGTGAAAAAAAGGGAGAAGTTGGAATCGCCTAAGATTGAGCTGTTTGTTGAGAGGCTGGCTGTTGCACTCCAGGAGAAGTTCAAGGGGCACTGGTATCCCGAAAACCCCAGCAAAGGCCAGGCATACAG GTGCATCCGAGTTAACGGATTCCACAGGCAGGATCCAGAGCTCTTCCGGGCCTGCTGGGAGAGTGGGGTGCAGTACAGTGACCTGGGGCTGCCTCATGAACTGACATTGTGGGTGGATCCAGGGGAGGTTTGTTGTAG GTATGGAGAGCAAAACCCGTGCTTCTCAGTCGCTACTTTCAGTAGTAACGATGAGGATGACAAAGATGTTGCGAAGAAGGTGACCAGTGCTCTGGAAAGGGTGACGTCAGACTACCATTCAGGCTCTTCTTCTGACGAGGAGGGCGCACGCACTTCACCACTCACAATCCCCACCCAG aTGATGAATCCAGCTGCTCCTTCCTGGCATCCCAAAAAAATGGTACCAGGCAACAGTCTCATCCTCCCACAGCCTCACTTTGGCTACCGACCTCGCAGCAGGGCCCCCCACTCCTTGAGGCACAATGTATGGATCCCTCCTGTCTATAAAGGAAAGCCTGGATACTGGGATGTGAACCACAATCCAGCACACTGCTACAATTAG
- the c15h21orf91 gene encoding protein EURL homolog, whose translation MDEEEQFVNIDLNDDNICSVCKLETDTGTLSFCHVCFELSIEGVSSATLLHSKSLRGHRDCFEKCHLIANQKLSHSKVSRSAYEGMKLALSQKLNRIIQFAQNKDSVSANGCTRRGPKLLCYNQQSDRKLLPQSDARVPRYTPSWDRGKAAGLPEYTVGMLECQTVEELGLLESQSDVWTSDGRKGLHSRSQSSGGRTQHGHQGHSRDELAKMSVDELHQLNGQLLKQIQKVFEELTAAVQEKDSLASELHVRHIAIEQLFKNCAKLPWLHISRAGVKASSSDGPVE comes from the exons ATGGATGAGGAGGAACAGTTTGTGAATATTGATCTGAATGATGACAATATCTGCAGTGTCTGCAAGCTGGAGACTGACACAGGCACCTTATCTTTTTGCCATGTGTGCTTTGAACTCAGTATTGAAG GTGTCTCTTCTGCTACCTTGTTGCACTCAAAGTCCCTACGTGGCCACAGAGACTGCTTTGAAAAATGTCACCTCATTGCCAACCAGAAGCTGTCACATTCCAAGGTGTCCCGAAGTGCCTATGAGGGCATGAAGCTGGCCCTCAGCCAGAAGCTGAACCGCATCATTCAGTTCGCCCAGAACAAAGACTCTGTCTCCGCCAACGGCTGCACCAGACGGGGGCCAAAGCTTCTTTGTTACAATCAACAGAGTGACCGCAAGCTTCTCCCCCAGTCCGATGCCCGGGTGCCCCGCTATACTCCCAGCTGGGACAGGGGCAAAGCAGCGGGGCTGCCTGAATACACGGTGGGGATGCTGGAGTGTCAAACAGTCGAAGAGTTGGGGCTGCTGGAGTCACAATCTGATGTTTGGACCAGCGATGGCAGGAAAGGTCTGCACAGCAGGAGCCAGTCATCAGGAGGACGGACACAGCATGGGCACCAGGGCCACAGCAGAGATGAAT TGGCTAAAATGAGTGTGGATGAACTCCATCAGCTGAATGGCCAGCTGCTGAAGCAGATTCAGA AGGTCTTTGAGGAGCTGACGGCTGCCGTGCAGGAGAAGGATTCCTTGGCGTCAGAGCTTCATGTACGTCATATCGCCATTGAGCAGCTCTTCAAGAACTGTGCCAAACTGCCCTGGCTGCACATTAGCAGGGCCGGCGTGAAGGCCAGCAGCAGCGACGGCCCTGTGGAATGA